The Streptomyces sp. NBC_01276 genome contains the following window.
CCTCCAGCATTCGGCTGGATTCCGCCACCATGCGGCACCGCACCACGCCCTGTCCGGGGTCGGGATGACGGACCGTCCGGACGGCGCCGTCCTGTTCCGCGGCCGCTTCGCCGTGGGCGCTCAGCCAGTGCGGGACCCCGTACCGGTAGGCGGCCTCCATGAACGGGTCACGGGCCACCTCCTGACGGATGCTCCGCAGCCCCTCGTCGTCCGGGGCCGCGCCGAGCGCGGTGGCGAACTGCGCCAGCAGCGGTACGCACCAGGCCGGTTCGTGGTCCTCCAGCACGGCCGCGGCGTCCGGGTGGAAGAGCACGAAGCGCAGGAAGTTGTCGTCCGGCAGGGCTGTCGGATGCGGCCTGACCGACTGGAACAGCCGGTCGAAGGCCGAATTGGTGAGGGCCACGTCCCACCGGTGGTCCACCAGGAAGGACGGGTAGGGGACGGCCTCCATGAGGGCCGCGTAGTCGCACAGGTAGTCGCGCTGGGCCGGATCCTGCGGCAGCCGGTTCTCCTCGGCCGCGCGCCAGGTGGGCGGCGGGTCCCGGTCGACCATGACCCGGAAGAGCCAGAAGCACTGCCGCTCGCTCATCTCCAAGGCCTCGGCCAGGGCGAGGAGTTTACGGTCCGTCCATTCCTTGACGAGCCCGCGCTCCCAGTTCCCGTACGCCCGCACACTGATGCGCAGTCGCGACGCGAGGTCTTCCTGGCTCAGGCCCAGTTCCTCGCGACGCTGGCGCAAAATCTCCTTGCGCCGCTCCGACCGCACTGCGCCACGGGCGGACTCCTCGCCCGCCAGGCGTTCCTCACCGGCTCGGACGAGGCCATCAGACGGGCCCACCGCTGCGAGATGTGGCACCGAGAGCTCCCCCTCCTCACGGTCTGGATCTTCATTTCCGTGTGGCGATCCTGCTACCGACTTCATTCGAGTGTCAACTATTGTGGCAATTCCAGCCTTGCGACAGCTCATTCCCGCCACAGCTGTGGCAAGTTCTAGCTCTCCCAAAACAAACCGGATAGATTCCCTGAGGCCGACCACGTGCCCACTGACCTCGCGCGATCTAGGAGAACCACTGGTGACAGACGGCTTCCCGGCTCCCGTCGCGGTGGCCAACGCGCCCCTGGCAGCGACCGTCACGCGGGTCGCCGAACTCGCGAATAAATTGGGCCGCGCCCGGAACCAGGTCTTCGACCTCCGGCGGCTCTCGGAAGCCTCCGGGGTCCCCGCCGACGTGATCAAGACCCTGCTCGACGGGCGCCCGGCCGGCGAACCCGATCTCCAGGCGCGTTTCCTCCAGCGCCTGGACCTGCTCCGGCGGACCCGGGTGAAGCCCAACGGGCGCCGCTACACCCAGCAGGAGATCGCGGACGGCGCCGGAATGTCGCGGCAGCAGGCCGGCGCCCTGATCAACGGCGACCGCCGCCCCACCATGGAGCACTGTGACGCCATCCAGCGCTTCTTCGGGGTGCACGCGGGCTTCCTCACCGCCCACGACGCCGACGCCCTCACCGACGCGCTCCAGCGGACCGAGCAGCAGCTGCTCCAGGACTTCGCGGGCCGCGAGCGGCAGCCCGTACCGGCCGAGACCGCTTCGGCGGGCGATCCGCTGGCAAGACTCCTGCAGAACCACGGCGTACGCGGCATCGCGTGGCGGGCCGCCCAACTGCCCAGCGACAAGCACCGGGACAAGGTGACCGAATGGCTGGACATGCTTCTCGAAAGCGTCAAACCGAACGAATCATGACCCAGTCGAAAGTCTGGATCTGATCCTTGAGTCCTGGTCCGGATCCGCGCCGACGGGGAGAACGGTGAGCATAGGCAGAGCACAGCGGCGTTTGTGCGGGGAGCTGGTGGCCGGCATCAAGCTGCCCGCCCCCGTGGAGCCCCTGGACCTCTACGCCGCCCTCTGCGAGGGCATGAGCCGGCACCGCGCCCGCCCGGTGGAGTTCCGCATGGCCGCCTTCCCGCAGGGCACGGCCAGCGGCCTCTGGCTCGACATGGCGGACCGCGATCTGGTGGTCATCGAGGAACGCACCGCACCCGACCACCAGCTGGTGATCCTGGGCCACGAGCTGTGGCACATGAAGGCCGGCCACTGCAGCCACCACGTCGACGGCGCCGCCGTCGCCGCCCGGCTCCTGGCCGACGGCGCCGACCTCGGCGAGACGGTCCGCAGCGTCGCGGCGCGCACCCGGGCCGACGTCCAGGAGGAGACGGACGCCGAGACCTTCGGGCTCCTGCTGGGCAGCAGGTGCCGCACCTGGCTCGCCGGCTCCTCCGGCCTGCGGGCCCCGGCCCAGCGCGACGAACTGGCGGGCCGCATCGAAACCTCCCTCGGCTACCGGGGGCACAGGAACGACCGTTGAACGGACAGGACTACTACATCCCGGCAGCCGCGATGGCGGTCTCCCTCGTCTGCAAGCTGCCGGCCCTGCGCGCACACTGGCGCGATCCGCTCCTGAGGTCCGTCTGCGTACTGCTGGTCCTGGCCACCGCGGTGTTCACCTTCGCCGCCCCGCCCACCATCGAAGCCGTCAACCGCTGGACCGGGATCCCCAACTTCTCCGCCCCGCTGGTGTACTGCCTGATGACGGCCTTCAGCGCCTCGTGCCTGGTGCTGATGTTCAACTGGCGCGGCGGACCGCCGCAGGAGATCCGGCGCACCTCGGCGCGCCTGATCATGGGCTACTCCGTCGTGGTCGTCGCGATCGTGGTGTTCTTCCTCCTCGGCGAGGCGTCCGTCGAGCGGCTGCGCGACTTCGACACGTACTACGCCAACACCCCGTACGTCCGCCTGGTGATCGTCTCCTACCTGCTGGCGCACAGCGTGGCCGCCGCGACCATGGTCGCCATGTGCTGGCGCTGGTCGGTCCAGGTCCACGGCTGGCTCAGGGCCGGGTTGGTGATCATCGTGTCCGGGTACTCCATCAGCCTCACCTACGACGCCACCAAGCTGTCCGCGGTCTGCGCGCGCTGGGCCGGTCACGACCTGGACTTCCTGAGCACCTACGTGGCCCCGCCCCTGGCCTCCACCGCGGCGCTGGTCAGCGCGGTGGGCTTCGTGCTGCCCCTGGTCTGCCAGCGGGTGTCGGACAGCTGGCAGACCTGGACCACGTACCGGCGCCTGGGCGCGCTGTGGCGCGAGGTGCGCAGCACCGCCCCCGGCGGCAGTCCCTGCGTGCGGATGTCCTGGTGGTCCCCGGCCGAGATCCGGGTGATCCAGCGGGAGTCCGACATCCACGACGGGTTCCTGCGGCTCGGCCCCAGCTTCGACCGCCGCCACCGCGACTCCGCCTACGAGCGGGCGCGCGCGGCCGGCGCGGACGAGGAGACCGCCCGGGCCGTCGCGGACGCGGCGATGGTGGCGGCCGCCGTCCGGACGAGCTCCGCCGCCCCCGGGGGGACGGCGGACGGCGGGACGGACGGGGACCGGGTGCTGGTGACGGCCGACGGTCCGCGCGACCTCGTCCGCATCTCCGACGCCCTGCGGCACTCCCCGCTGGTGGCCGCGGCCCGGCACCGGGCGGCCCCGGCCGGGGGCTGACCCGGGCCGGGACCGCGCGGGAGCCCCCGGTGTACGAACCCCTCAGCGGGAGGCGGTCACCGTGACGGCCGGGAACAGGTCCTGGAAGGGCCCCGCGGAATCGGTCCCGTCCCGCCCGTACGGGGCGTCGAAGCTCCAGACCATGAAGAGCAGGAACACGATCAGCGCGCTGAAGAGGCCCGCCAGCAGCAGTTCCCGGCCGGAGCGCCGGATCTGCAGGGTGAAGATCAGCCCGATGGTGACGAGTCCGCCGACCACCAGCCCGACCCAGACCACGCTCGGCAGGGTGGACTCGTCGCTCTGGGTGCGCGAGTGGCGGGCGTCGTCGGCGGCCGCGATGTGGTCGAGCAGCGGCTGGTAGGCCTGTGCCTGCAGCTCGTTCGCGGGGCTCTGGTGGGTGACGTCGCCGCGCAGCTTCCCGAGCAGTTGCGCCCCCTCGTCGGAGGCGCCCTGCCCGGAGACCAGCCGCGGCCAGTCCACGTTGACCGTGTGGGAGACGTACGCGTCCACCTCGCCGCGGATCCGGTCGCGGACGGGCGCCGGGTAGACGTCGGCGCGCTGGGTGACCTCGTAGAGGGACTGCGCCTCGCGGCGCACGCTGTCCTCCGCCCCGCCGCGCGCCTCCCAGACTCCCGCGATGGCCAGACCCAGGACGATCGCGTAGACCACGCCGACCATCATCGTCATGTACTCGATGACGTCAGGGGTTTCGCTGGTGTCCTCGTCGGCCGCGACCCGGCGGTGCCGGATCGCGGTGATGGCGAGGACGACGGCGCAGACGAGCGCCATGGCGATGGCCAGGACCAGCCATTCGGACACGAGAAATCTCCCGTTCGTGGGTGCGTGGGTGCATGGGGTGCGTCAGCCGCGGCTCTTGGAGCGGGGGCGCAGCGCGGCGGCCGCGAGCACGGCCGGGGTGGTGACCACCACCATGAGCATCATCGTGCTCAGGCCGTTCGGGCCGCGCCGCTCCAGGGCCGCGGAACGGTACGGGCGCACGTGGAAGGCGCGCGCGGGCGTGGCGGCCCTCACCGGAGGCGGGGCGGGAGCCGCCGCGGGGACCGGCTCCGGTCCGGGTCCGGGCGCCGGCGGAGCCGGGGGCGGCTGCGCCGGGGCGTCCGGCACCGGGACGTCGGGCGCGGGCGTCCCCGGAAGGCCGGGGGCCTCCCCGGGGTGGTGCACGGTGGGCCGCTGCACGCCGGGCAGGGTCACCCGCACGGAGGGAACGGCCACGGGCGGCCCCGGCACCTCGGGCGGCGGCGGGCCGGGCGGGCGCACCACGGGCGGCTCCGGATGCCCGCCCGGCACGCACACGTCCACCCGCGCCCCGTGGCCGTGACCGTGGCCGTGGCCGTCGGTTTCGCCCGCGACCGCCACGTGGCCGTGCAGGGGGCAGAGCACCGCCACCAGACCCGCCCCGGCGAAGTACTGCCAAGCCGTCACCGCGCTCCTCCCGATTCGGCAGCCGATATGAGGGTTACGGCTGAAGAAACGATCAAGGCGCCGGTTCGACACGCGGCAGAAAGGTCAAGATCCGCCCTCGGAGGGTGACTTCGGGACGGCGGGAAGGACGCGGGGTCGCCTGATCGCCCGTCAGGCCGGTCCCGGAGGCCCCGGTCGGTCGGATCCGCCCCACGGGCGCAGGCGCGGGCCCCGCGGGCGCGGGCGCAAGCCCCGCGGGCGCAAGCCGGCCTCCGGGTCGGCCCACCGGTCCTGCCCGACCCGTCCGCCCACCCGTCGGCCCACAGCTCGGCCCCGGCAGGCCACCGGCGGGGAGTCAGGCCCCGTCCGCGCGCTCCACGTTGGCGATCATCGTGCGCAGCACCCGGAGCGCGGCGACGTACTCCTCGTCGGCGATGCCCTCGTGGACCACCGCGCGCAGTTCGGTCACCACGGCCCTCACCCGCGCCCTGGCCGCCTCGCCCGCCCCGGTGAGGTACAGCCGCTGCCCGGCGTCGACGCACAGCCATCCCCGGTGCACGAGCCGGTCGACGACCCGGGCGATCTCGTCCGGCCCGTCCGCGAGCGGCGTCAGCTGGACGACGGCCTCCGTGCGGGTGGGAGCCGCCGGGCCGCCGTGGACGCGGTTGAGCACCCAGTACTCGGGCTGGGTGACGTCGATCCGGGCCAGGGCGTCGCGCAGGTGACGGGTGACCTTCGCGTGGGCCAGGCCGCTCCAGTAGCCGATGGGCTGGGTGGCCAGGGCCTCGTCGGTCGCGGCCGGGTCTGCGGGGGCCTGGTCTGCGGGGGCCTGGTCTGCGGCCGGGCGCGTCGCGGATGTCATGGCCCCCACGCTAGCCGCCGCAGTCGGCGCGGCCCTCGGGTCGCGCCGGAGCCCCGTCCCGGGTTGCGCCCCGGTACGCGCACCCGCGTCGGGGACCCCCGACACGAGGATCCGCAGGGCGGCCTCCGAGCGCGAGTCGGCCTCCGCCGCGCACGCGATGAGGGTCCGGTCAGGGGTTCCCGAACCGCCCGAACCTCATGAGTCCGGACACCGCGTGGCCCGGTTTCCGATCGGTCACGGACGCGGCGATGAGTTTTCCCCGCCCGGAGAGTCTCACTGCCGTCGTCCGACAACACAGGAGGAACGCGTGGCTCAGCTCTTGAGGGTCCAGAACTTCAACGTCTCGACCGACGGCATCGGTGCCGGCGAGGATCAGAGCTTCGAGAATCCGTTCGGCCATGTCGATCCCGGGAGGCTGTTCGCCTGGGCCGGCGCCACGGCGAGCTGGCCCATGCGTACGGATCCCGGGGGCAGCCGGGGCCTCGACGACCACTTCACGCGGGACTACGCGGTCAACATCGGTGCCGAGATCATGGGCCGCAACAAGTTCGGGCCCCAGCGCGGGCCCTGGAACGACCACGAGTGGCGCGGCTGGTGGGGGGACGAGCCCCCGTTCCGCACCCCCGTGTTCGTCATGACCCACCACCGGCGTCCGTCGTTCTCGCTCTGCGACACCACCTTCCACTTCGTCGACGGCGACCCGGCCACGGTCCTGGAGCAGGCGCGGGAGGCGGCCCGGGGCAAGGACGTCCGACTCGGCGGCGGGGTCACGACCGTCCGGGCGTTCCTCGACGCCGACCTCGTCGACACCCTGCACGTGGCGGTCTCGCCGGTGAAGCTCGGGTCCGGACTGCGGCTGTGGGAATCACCCGATGAACTGCTCGACCGGTTCCACCTGGAGGTCGTGCCCAGCCCGAGCGGCGTCACGCACCACCTGTTCTGGCGCAGGTGACCGTTCCCCGGGCCCGTCGGCCCGCGCGCCACAGCGCTTAGGCTGGGGCGCATGTCCGGTGCCACCACCCCGCTCCCCGCTCCTCCGGTGGCCGTGTGGGCGGTGGGGCGGCGGCCGTGGCGGTTCCTGCGGTCCTGGTGGCCGTGGCGGTGCTGGGCGTACCTGGGCAGCGGGTTCCCCCTCGGGTACGCGGTACTGGTCGCCCTGGTGCTGCTCGTGGGCCTCGGGGTGGTGCTGGCGGTCGCCGGGGTCGGACTCCTGCTGCTGCTCGCCGCCGTCGCCGGTGCCGTGCCGCTGGCCGAGCTGGAGCGGCGCAGGCTCCGGTGGGTCGAGCCCGCTCCCGTCGCCGATCCGCACACCTCGCTCGCCGGGGCCGGCGCCGCCGCCTGGCTGCGCACCCGGCTGCGGGAACGGGCCACCTGGCGGGAGTTGGGCTACGCCGCCCTGCTGGGGGCCGTGTTCGGCGCGGCCGGTTTCGGGGTGCTGGCGCTGGTGGCGTTCTCGCTGCTCCTCGTGGTGTCACCGGTCGTCGTGTGGGCGCTGGCCCCGGAGCCGGTGATGCTGATACCCGGCCGGGCCGTGACGGGGCCCCTGGAGGCGCTGGGCGGGACGGCCGCCGGGCTGGCGGGGCTGGTGCTCGCGGCGTACGCGGGGGCGCTGATCGCCGGGGCGCAGGTGAAGACGGCCCGGCTGCTGCTCGGGCCGCGCGAGGAGGACGGCCGGGTGCTGGAGCTGACCCGGTCGCGGGTCCGGCTGGTGGAGGCCTTCGAGGCGGAACGGCGGCGCATCGAACGGGACCTGCACGACGGCGCCCAGCAACAACTGGTCGCCCTCAGCATGACCCTGGGCCTCGCGGAGCTGCGGCTGCGCGGGATCCCGGACGCGGCGGAGGCCACGGCCCTGGTCGGCCGGGGGCGCGCCGAGGCGAAGCTGGCGCTGGAGCAGCTGCGGGACCTGGTGCGCGGCATCCACCCCCAGGTGCTGACCGACCACGGCCTGGCGGCGGCCGTCGCCGAGGTGGCGCTGCGCCATCCCGTCCCGGTCACGGTGGACCTCGGCGGCCTGCCGCGGCTGCCCGAACCCGTGGAGACGACCGCCTACTTCACCGTCACCGAGGCCCTCGCCAACGCCGCCAAGCACAGCGGCGCGGCGCACGTCGGCGTCGCCGGTAGGGTCGAGGGGGACCGGCTCACTCTCACCATCACGGACGACGGCCGCGGCGGGGCCGATCCCGGCGCGGGAGCGGGCCTGGCGGGTCTCGCGGACAGGGTGGCGATGTTGCAGGGCAGGCTGACGGTGTCCAGTCCGGTGGGCGGTCCGACGGAACTGCGCGTGGAGGTCCCGTGCTCCGTGTGATCCTCGCGGAGGACTCCGTGCTGCTGCGTGCCGGCCTGACCGAACTGCTGGCCCTCGGCGGCCACCGGGTCCTCGCCGCCGTGGGCGACGCCCCCGCCCTCCTGGAGGCGGTGGAGGCCGAGCGGCCCGACGTGGTCGTCACGGACGTCCGGATGCCGCCCGGACTGAGCGACGAGGGGCTGCGGGCCGCGCTCGAACTGCGCTCCCGGGACGCCTCGTTGCCGGTCCTGGTGCTCTCCCAGTACGTGGCGACGGCGTACGCGGCCCAGCTGTTCACCGGCGCGTCGGCGGCCGGGCTGGGCTACCTGCTCAAGGACCGGGTCGGCGAGGTGACCGAGTTCCTCGACGCCCTGGAACGGGTCCACGGCGGCCAGACGGTCATCGACCCGGAGGTGGTGCGCGTCCTGCTCGCGCGGCCATCGGCCCCGGACCGTCCGCTGGCCCGCCTCACCCCCCGCGAGCGCGAGGTGCTCGCGCTGATGGCCGAGGGGCTCAACAACCAGGCCCTGGCGGCCCGCCTGTTCATCACCGAGGCCTCCGTCGTCAAGCACGCGGGCAGCATCTTCACGAAGCTGGACCTGGACCCGACGGAGGGCAACCGCCGCGTCCTGGCGGTCCTGGCCCACCTGCGCGGGCTGGAGGCCGCATAGGGGACCGGGCCGCCGCGCGGCCCGCCCCGGTCGCCTCAGTCGAACGGGTCGATCTCGACGTGCCCCGGGGAGGCCGAGCAGACCTGCCACGTCTCGCCCGTGCGGTGCAGGTCGAGGGAGTGGGCGACGGCGGGGCCGTCGCCGGGCCTGAGGTCGATGTTGACCGTGGCCTCTCCGCCGCCCTCGGTGGAGGAGATGATCCGGTGCCCGAACCGCGCTCCGTGACGGCGCAGTTCCGCCGCCGGGTCGGCCGTGCCCGCGCAGGCGCCCGGGGGTGCGGCGCCGCCCGCGCCGACGGTGTCCAGGTACGCGTCCACGGCACGGTGCAGCGGGCTGCGGGCGGGATCGCCCGCCCGCACCGCCGCCGTCACCCCGACGGCGGTCGCCGCCAGGATCAGCAGCACACCCCCGACGAGCACCACCCTGCCGGTGCGGACCGGCCGTCCTGCGAACACGATGCCTCCGTGGGCCCGCCGAGAAGTCCTTGTCCCCTGGGGGACGCGGTACGGCCCGCAGCCGTTCCCCGGCGAGCGGTGCGGCCTCGGGGCGCCGCAGGTGGAACCGCGCGGTCCGCCCACGCCGGGGTCACCGTGCGCGCAGCGTTCCCCCGGAGCGCCCGGCCCCCTCGCCGGCGGCCGATGAGCGGGCCACGACCCGCGAGGGGCCGCCGGTGGCCGGCGGGGTCGCGCAGCGCGCCCACACCACGAGCAGCAGCGGCAGTGCCAGGTAGCCGAAGCGGCCCGCCGGGGCCAGCAGGAAGGCCAGGGTCAGCCCCAGCGCGAGCCGGTCGGCGGCGGCGACGACCGTGCGCGGCGGGCGCGCCCACAGGGAGAGCGCCACCCCCAGTCCGGCCAGGGCCAGCAGGGCCACCGTCGCGTACCAGCCCCACGGTCCGAGTCCGGCGAGCAGGTGCCCCGGCAGGGGACTGCTCGCCGGGGTCGGCACGTCCGCCCGGCCCGTCGGGAAGGCGAAGACCTGCCGCCACAGTTCCGCCGGCTGGAGCAGCACCCCCGGGAGCACCAGCACCGCCGTGCCGGACACCGCCACCGCCGCGCAGCGCACCGCCGCCCGCGGGCCGCGACAGGCCCCGAGCACGGCGACGGCCACCGCCACCGCGGGCAGCGCGGTCCACTTCATGGCACACGCCGCCGCGAGCGCCGCCCCGGCCACCGCCGGACGGCCGGAGACGGCCGCCGCGAGCGCCAGGCAGCACAGCCCCGCCAGCGGCAGGTCCACCCCGCTCACCACCAGCGGAAGGGCCACCACCGGAGAGGCCACCAGCAGCGGGAGCAGCGGCGAGGGGCGACTGCCGAGCATCCGGCGGCCGGCCCACAGGGAGGTGAACAGGGCCGCCGCGCACCACATCCGGGCGTCGCCGAGGAGGCGGACCGCCCAGCCGTCGCCGCCGCCCAGCAGGGCGCGGGGGAGGCCGAGGAGGGCCGTGCCGGGCAGGTAGGGGGTGTACTCCTCGACTCCGGAGGGCCGGTCCACGTAGAGGCGGCCGGAATCCAGCAGGAGCCGCCCGGACCGTTCGATCACCCCCACCTCCGACTGGCCCTGACCGGTGAGGACCAGGTACAGCAGCGGCAGGACGACGGCTCCGGTCAGGGCCGCGGCCAGCGCCGAGCGCGGGCGGCCCACGGCGGTGGCCCCGGCGGCCACCAGGTATCCCGCGGCCGCGCAGCAGCCCCACAGCCGGTGCGGGCCGAGCGGGGAGAACAGGGGGAACGCCAGCGCCCAGACGGCCGCGAGCAGCCAGCCTGCGGTCCACCGGACGGTGGACGAGGCGGGCAGGAGACGGGGGGCCACGGGCGGGCGCGGGCGGGCGGAAGGGGTCATGGACCCATTCCAGCCGCGCGGCCCCCCTCGGGTCTGCACGCCCAGGCGGAGCCTTCGTGGTGGGGTTTTCCCTACCCCGGCGGGTCCCGGGCCGGATCCCTCGCCCCGGCCGGGCCCGCGGGCCGCGGCCGCCGTGCACGCCGAAGGGCGCGACCTCGGCGGGTCGCGCCCTTCGGGGAGCCGTTGGCGGCGGGGCCGTCAGGCCTCCGGGGAACCGCCGAAGCGCTCGCGGTAGGACTCCAGGTCCTCCTCGGTGATCCTCGCGAAGAGCACCGGCGGCACGGTGAACGGGGTCCCGGCCGGGACCGCGTCCAGCGCCTTGGCCTGCTCCGGGGTCACCCACACCGCCGTGTCGTCCGCGAGGTCGAACGCGGAGCGCATGGCGCGCGCGGAGGCCGGGATGAAGGGCTCGGAGACCACCGAGTAGAGGTGGATGAGGTTCATCGCGGTGCGCAGGGTGAGGGCCGCGCCCTCCAGGTCGGTCTTGACCTCCAGCCAGGGGGCCTTCTCGTCGAGGTACGCGTTCCCGGCCGACCACAGGGCGCGCAGCGCGGCCGCCGCCTTGCGGTACTGGAGGGCCTCCATGTGGCCCTCGTACTCGGCGAGGAGCTCGGCGATCTGCTCGCCCAGCTTGGCCTCGGCCGCACCGGCGGCGGTGCCCGCGGGGACCTCGTCGCCGAACTTCTTGCGGGAGAAGGTCAGCACCCGGTTGACGAAGTTGCCGAGGGTGCCGCCGAGGTCCTTGTTGACCGTGGCGGCGAAGTGCTCCCACGTGAACGACGAGTCGTCCGACTCGGGCGCGTTCGCGATGAGGAAGTAGCGCCAGAAGTCGGCCGGGAGGATCTCCAGCGCCTGGTCGGTGAAGACGCCGCGCTTCTGCGAGGTGGAGAACTTGCCGCCGTAGTACGTCAGCCAGTTGAAGGCCTTGACGTAGTCGACCTTCTTCCACGGCTCGCGGGTGGCCAGCTGCGTGGCGGGGAACATCACCGTGTGGAACGGGACGTTGTCCTTCGCCATGAACTGGGTGTAGCGGACGTCCTCGGCCTCGTACCACCAGGCCTTGTAGTCGCGGTTCGCCGGGTCCAGGTCGGCCCACTCCTTGGTGGCGCCGATGTACTCGATCGGGGCGTCGAACCAGACGTAGAAGACCTTGCCCTCGGCGGCCAGTTCGGGCCACGTGTCGGCGGGCACCGGGACGCCCCAGTCGAGGTCACGGGTGATGGCGCGGTCGTGCAGGCCCTCGGTCAGCCACTTGCGGGCGATGGAGGAGGCGAGCTGCGGCCACTCCTCCTCGTGCTCGGCGACCCAGGCCTCGACCTCGTGCTGGAGCGCGGACTGGCGCAGGAACAGGTGCTTGGTCTCGCGGACCTCCAGCTCGGTGGAGCCGGAGATGGCCGAGCGGGGCTCGATCAGGTCCGTGGGGTCCAGGACGCGGGTGCAGTTCTCGCACTGGTCGCCGCGGGCCTTGTCGTAACCGCAGTGCGGGCAGGTGCCCTCGACGTAGCGGTCCGGCAGGAAGCGGCCGTCGACCGGCGAGTAGACCTGCCGGATCGCCCGCTCCTCGATGAAGCCGTTCTCCTGGAGCCTGCGCGCGAAGTGCTGGGTGATCTCGCGGTTCTGCTCGGAGGAGCTGCGGCCGAAGTAGTCGAAGGACAGCTCGAAGCCGTCGTAGACCGCCTTCTGGGCGTCGTGCGCCTGCGCGCAGAACTCGGCGACCGAGATCCCGGCCTCCTTGGCGGCGAGTTCGGCGGGGGTGCCGTGCTCGTCGGTGGCGCAGATGTACAGGACGTCGTGGCCGCGCTGGCGGAGGTACCGGGAGTACACATCCGCCGGAAGCATCGACCCGACCATGTTGCCCAGGTGCTTGATCCCGTTGATGTAGGGAAGCGCGCTGGTGATCAGGTGTCGAGCCATCCTCGGATGCTCCATTCGTTTCATTTGTACGGGTTCATGCGTAACGGCGTGCCGTGACGGATTGTGATGCGGTTCATCGTATCGAACCGCCGAAAGGGCACGCGCCCGCATTTCGTCCGGGTGGACGTGACGCAAAAACAGCGAGGGCGGTGACCTCTCCGTCACGGC
Protein-coding sequences here:
- a CDS encoding sensor histidine kinase, encoding MSGATTPLPAPPVAVWAVGRRPWRFLRSWWPWRCWAYLGSGFPLGYAVLVALVLLVGLGVVLAVAGVGLLLLLAAVAGAVPLAELERRRLRWVEPAPVADPHTSLAGAGAAAWLRTRLRERATWRELGYAALLGAVFGAAGFGVLALVAFSLLLVVSPVVVWALAPEPVMLIPGRAVTGPLEALGGTAAGLAGLVLAAYAGALIAGAQVKTARLLLGPREEDGRVLELTRSRVRLVEAFEAERRRIERDLHDGAQQQLVALSMTLGLAELRLRGIPDAAEATALVGRGRAEAKLALEQLRDLVRGIHPQVLTDHGLAAAVAEVALRHPVPVTVDLGGLPRLPEPVETTAYFTVTEALANAAKHSGAAHVGVAGRVEGDRLTLTITDDGRGGADPGAGAGLAGLADRVAMLQGRLTVSSPVGGPTELRVEVPCSV
- a CDS encoding MarR family transcriptional regulator, with the translated sequence MTSATRPAADQAPADQAPADPAATDEALATQPIGYWSGLAHAKVTRHLRDALARIDVTQPEYWVLNRVHGGPAAPTRTEAVVQLTPLADGPDEIARVVDRLVHRGWLCVDAGQRLYLTGAGEAARARVRAVVTELRAVVHEGIADEEYVAALRVLRTMIANVERADGA
- a CDS encoding glycosyltransferase 87 family protein: MTPSARPRPPVAPRLLPASSTVRWTAGWLLAAVWALAFPLFSPLGPHRLWGCCAAAGYLVAAGATAVGRPRSALAAALTGAVVLPLLYLVLTGQGQSEVGVIERSGRLLLDSGRLYVDRPSGVEEYTPYLPGTALLGLPRALLGGGDGWAVRLLGDARMWCAAALFTSLWAGRRMLGSRPSPLLPLLVASPVVALPLVVSGVDLPLAGLCCLALAAAVSGRPAVAGAALAAACAMKWTALPAVAVAVAVLGACRGPRAAVRCAAVAVSGTAVLVLPGVLLQPAELWRQVFAFPTGRADVPTPASSPLPGHLLAGLGPWGWYATVALLALAGLGVALSLWARPPRTVVAAADRLALGLTLAFLLAPAGRFGYLALPLLLVVWARCATPPATGGPSRVVARSSAAGEGAGRSGGTLRAR
- a CDS encoding dihydrofolate reductase family protein yields the protein MAQLLRVQNFNVSTDGIGAGEDQSFENPFGHVDPGRLFAWAGATASWPMRTDPGGSRGLDDHFTRDYAVNIGAEIMGRNKFGPQRGPWNDHEWRGWWGDEPPFRTPVFVMTHHRRPSFSLCDTTFHFVDGDPATVLEQAREAARGKDVRLGGGVTTVRAFLDADLVDTLHVAVSPVKLGSGLRLWESPDELLDRFHLEVVPSPSGVTHHLFWRR
- a CDS encoding response regulator, with amino-acid sequence MLRVILAEDSVLLRAGLTELLALGGHRVLAAVGDAPALLEAVEAERPDVVVTDVRMPPGLSDEGLRAALELRSRDASLPVLVLSQYVATAYAAQLFTGASAAGLGYLLKDRVGEVTEFLDALERVHGGQTVIDPEVVRVLLARPSAPDRPLARLTPREREVLALMAEGLNNQALAARLFITEASVVKHAGSIFTKLDLDPTEGNRRVLAVLAHLRGLEAA
- a CDS encoding MAB_1171c family putative transporter translates to MNGQDYYIPAAAMAVSLVCKLPALRAHWRDPLLRSVCVLLVLATAVFTFAAPPTIEAVNRWTGIPNFSAPLVYCLMTAFSASCLVLMFNWRGGPPQEIRRTSARLIMGYSVVVVAIVVFFLLGEASVERLRDFDTYYANTPYVRLVIVSYLLAHSVAAATMVAMCWRWSVQVHGWLRAGLVIIVSGYSISLTYDATKLSAVCARWAGHDLDFLSTYVAPPLASTAALVSAVGFVLPLVCQRVSDSWQTWTTYRRLGALWREVRSTAPGGSPCVRMSWWSPAEIRVIQRESDIHDGFLRLGPSFDRRHRDSAYERARAAGADEETARAVADAAMVAAAVRTSSAAPGGTADGGTDGDRVLVTADGPRDLVRISDALRHSPLVAAARHRAAPAGG
- a CDS encoding helix-turn-helix transcriptional regulator: MTDGFPAPVAVANAPLAATVTRVAELANKLGRARNQVFDLRRLSEASGVPADVIKTLLDGRPAGEPDLQARFLQRLDLLRRTRVKPNGRRYTQQEIADGAGMSRQQAGALINGDRRPTMEHCDAIQRFFGVHAGFLTAHDADALTDALQRTEQQLLQDFAGRERQPVPAETASAGDPLARLLQNHGVRGIAWRAAQLPSDKHRDKVTEWLDMLLESVKPNES
- a CDS encoding helix-turn-helix domain-containing protein, with amino-acid sequence MRQRREELGLSQEDLASRLRISVRAYGNWERGLVKEWTDRKLLALAEALEMSERQCFWLFRVMVDRDPPPTWRAAEENRLPQDPAQRDYLCDYAALMEAVPYPSFLVDHRWDVALTNSAFDRLFQSVRPHPTALPDDNFLRFVLFHPDAAAVLEDHEPAWCVPLLAQFATALGAAPDDEGLRSIRQEVARDPFMEAAYRYGVPHWLSAHGEAAAEQDGAVRTVRHPDPGQGVVRCRMVAESSRMLEGMGLTRITLVLSAPQGLRTGPVRGVTGFPQQQGARLRAVPSPVD
- a CDS encoding toxin-antitoxin system, toxin component, whose amino-acid sequence is MSIGRAQRRLCGELVAGIKLPAPVEPLDLYAALCEGMSRHRARPVEFRMAAFPQGTASGLWLDMADRDLVVIEERTAPDHQLVILGHELWHMKAGHCSHHVDGAAVAARLLADGADLGETVRSVAARTRADVQEETDAETFGLLLGSRCRTWLAGSSGLRAPAQRDELAGRIETSLGYRGHRNDR